From Candoia aspera isolate rCanAsp1 chromosome 4, rCanAsp1.hap2, whole genome shotgun sequence, a single genomic window includes:
- the HROB gene encoding homologous recombination OB-fold protein isoform X1: MACKLQKLFSVEAEFEDEDFLMAVSDVEKQTLDSTSANLRSLRPLSAGLRAPGNALMPVKDPGTRSFSETMPPISQVQNCSRLQFGEAICTTEAKSNHMLPLISSFKVQKDPAGLLAKCESGSTSGKRFKFVNRPPAVFPSGAAPSDELDNELVLAACMDLEESGMYPESFRSDCGSQKQMRDNDVETAKKRQVTNSLIPVNPVGLDTSQMKKTRKEAVDEVISHLQPMGVSSESTLRPTSMDSGFSQSNLGMSNSIGSLSNSSIQMIKSVQASLDKSIAECSSPCLPLIRPCSPFISTSTPSRLPKSWIFSPGCSDSRMASNGGQLHMTYGPSVATVGTPPVIPKAPCSVAGAGKPQTPVVTNHLVRLVTAASKTPQPMAHVSLRTKTRRFPGPAGILPQQPNGKNLDEILIATPQMPAHGAVAKLRTEEMPISQQTIEEEFERGPWVAMKNELDLDEGDPSCFLRLYSISMVLRKAALKQLPKNKVPNMAVMVKSLMRTNVDAGAEFKDPTGEMQGTIHRLLLEEKESEFKTGSVLLLKQVSVFSPSHRNHYLNVTPSNLVKIYSPGFNSGNRHQLYQEIRETRETVTPQQDPPTSAVVVMAATDYRNVEGCERNKNRCHRVSASNKSPSLLQESGSCGAGKSAETADLDDLDQLLGELPDDFFSSLEEQSTL; this comes from the exons GCCTGCAAGCTCCAGAAGTTGTTTTCTGTGGAGGCAGAATTTGAAGATGAG GATTTCTTGATGGCTGTGAGTGATGTGGAGAAGCAGACTCTAGATTCAACATCTGCTAATTTAAGAAGCCTGAGACCCCTTTCAGCTGGGTTGAGAGCTCCCGGCAATGCCCTCATGCCAGTTAAGGATCCAGGCACCCGTAGCTTTTCAGAGACTATGCCCCCTATTTCACAGGTACAAAACTGTTCCAGACTTCAGTTTGGAGAAGCTATCTGCACTACTGAGGCCAAAAGCAACCATATGCTTCCCCTGATAAGCAGCTTCAAGGTTCAAAAGGACCCAGCAGGCTTGCTAGCCAAGTGCGAATCAGGTAGCACTTCAGGCAAGAGATTTAAATTTGTGAACAGGCCTCCAGCTGTATTTCCCTCTGGGGCTGCCCCCAGTGATGAGCTTGACAATGAACTTGTATTGGCTGCATGCATGGATTTAGAAGAGTCTGGTATGTATCCAGAGTCTTTCAGATCTGACTGTGGTTCCCAGAAACAGATGAGAGACAATGATGTAGAAACAGCTAAGAAACGACAAGTCACAAACTCATTGATACCAGTGAATCCTGTTGGATTGGATACTTCACAAATGAAAAAAACTCGAAAAGAAGCTGTTGATGAGGTTATCAGCCATCTCCAGCCAATGGGAGTTTCTTCAGAGTCAACTTTGAGGCCTACCTCTATGGATTCTGGCTTTTCCCAGTCTAACTTAGGAATGAGCAACAGTATTGGTTCCCTTTCAAATTCCAGTATTCAGATGATAAAGTCTGTTCAAGCATCTTTGGATAAATCCATTGCTGAGTGCAGCAGTCCTTGCTTGCCTCTGATTAGACCCTGCTCTCCCTTCATTTCAACAAGTACCCCTTCAAGGCTGCCCAAATCATGGATATTTAGCCCTGGCTGCTCTGACTCTAGAATGGCCAGTAATGGTGGTCAACTCCATATGACATATGGTCCTTCAGTGGCAACTGTGGGAACCCCCCCTGTCATCCCTAAAGCCCCATGTTCAGTTGCAGGTGCTGGAAAGCCTCAGACTCCTGTTGTCACCAACCACCTTGTCCGTTTGGTCACAGCAGCCAGCAAGACACCCCAGCCAATGGCTCATGTTTCACTGCGAACTAAGACTCGTCGCTTCCCAGGACCTGCGGGCATTCTGCCTCAACAA cctaATGGGAAAAACCTGGATGAGATTCTCATTGCTACTCCCCAGATGCCAGCTCATGGGGCTGTGGCAAAACTACGGACTGAG GAAATGCCTATTTCCCAACAAACAATAGAAGAAGAATTTGAAAGAGGCCCATGGGTTGCCATGAAAAATGAATTAGACTTGGATGAAGGAGATCCATCCTGTTTTCTTCGGTTGTACAGTATTTCTATGGTGCTTCGTAAG GCAGCTCTGAAGCAACTCCCAAAGAACAAGGTTCCAAACATGGCAGTGATGGTTAAATCACTGATGAGGACAAATGTTGATGCAGGTGCTGAGTTCAAAGATCCTACTG GTGAAATGCAGGGCACAATACATCGTCTGTtgctggaagaaaaagaaagtgaatttAAGACTGGTTCAGTGCTTCTGCTAAAGCAG GTGAGTGTGTTCTCTCCATCTCATCGCAATCACTATCTCAATGTGACACCCAGTAACTTGGTGAAAATATATTCACCTGGTTTCAACAGTGGAAATCGGCATCAACTATACCAAGAGATTCGGGAAACAAGGGAGACTGTGACACCACAG CAGGATCCTCCCACAAGTGCTGTGGTTGTGATGGCTGCTACAGATTACAGGAATGTGGAAGGATGTGAGAGGAATAAAAACAGATGTCATCGTGTATCAGCATCAAATAAAAGTCCATCGTTGTTACAAGAATCAGGAAGTTGTGGAGCAGGCAAATCAGCTGAGACAGCTGACTTGG ATGATCTGGACCAGCTTCTTGGTGAACTTCCTGATGACTTTTTCTCTAGCTTGGAAGAGCAGAGCACCTTATGA
- the HROB gene encoding homologous recombination OB-fold protein isoform X2, whose product MACKLQKLFSVEAEFEDEDFLMAVSDVEKQTLDSTSANLRSLRPLSAGLRAPGNALMPVKDPGTRSFSETMPPISQVQNCSRLQFGEAICTTEAKSNHMLPLISSFKVQKDPAGLLAKCESGSTSGKRFKFVNRPPAVFPSGAAPSDELDNELVLAACMDLEESGMYPESFRSDCGSQKQMRDNDVETAKKRQVTNSLIPVNPVGLDTSQMKKTRKEAVDEVISHLQPMGVSSESTLRPTSMDSGFSQSNLGMSNSIGSLSNSSIQMIKSVQASLDKSIAECSSPCLPLIRPCSPFISTSTPSRLPKSWIFSPGCSDSRMASNGGQLHMTYGPSVATVGTPPVIPKAPCSVAGAGKPQTPVVTNHLVRLVTAASKTPQPMAHVSLRTKTRRFPGPAGILPQQPNGKNLDEILIATPQMPAHGAVAKLRTEEMPISQQTIEEEFERGPWVAMKNELDLDEGDPSCFLRLYSISMVLRKAALKQLPKNKVPNMAVMVKSLMRTNVDAGAEFKDPTGEMQGTIHRLLLEEKESEFKTGSVLLLKQVSVFSPSHRNHYLNVTPSNLVKIYSPGFNSGNRHQLYQEIRETRETVTPQDPPTSAVVVMAATDYRNVEGCERNKNRCHRVSASNKSPSLLQESGSCGAGKSAETADLDDLDQLLGELPDDFFSSLEEQSTL is encoded by the exons GCCTGCAAGCTCCAGAAGTTGTTTTCTGTGGAGGCAGAATTTGAAGATGAG GATTTCTTGATGGCTGTGAGTGATGTGGAGAAGCAGACTCTAGATTCAACATCTGCTAATTTAAGAAGCCTGAGACCCCTTTCAGCTGGGTTGAGAGCTCCCGGCAATGCCCTCATGCCAGTTAAGGATCCAGGCACCCGTAGCTTTTCAGAGACTATGCCCCCTATTTCACAGGTACAAAACTGTTCCAGACTTCAGTTTGGAGAAGCTATCTGCACTACTGAGGCCAAAAGCAACCATATGCTTCCCCTGATAAGCAGCTTCAAGGTTCAAAAGGACCCAGCAGGCTTGCTAGCCAAGTGCGAATCAGGTAGCACTTCAGGCAAGAGATTTAAATTTGTGAACAGGCCTCCAGCTGTATTTCCCTCTGGGGCTGCCCCCAGTGATGAGCTTGACAATGAACTTGTATTGGCTGCATGCATGGATTTAGAAGAGTCTGGTATGTATCCAGAGTCTTTCAGATCTGACTGTGGTTCCCAGAAACAGATGAGAGACAATGATGTAGAAACAGCTAAGAAACGACAAGTCACAAACTCATTGATACCAGTGAATCCTGTTGGATTGGATACTTCACAAATGAAAAAAACTCGAAAAGAAGCTGTTGATGAGGTTATCAGCCATCTCCAGCCAATGGGAGTTTCTTCAGAGTCAACTTTGAGGCCTACCTCTATGGATTCTGGCTTTTCCCAGTCTAACTTAGGAATGAGCAACAGTATTGGTTCCCTTTCAAATTCCAGTATTCAGATGATAAAGTCTGTTCAAGCATCTTTGGATAAATCCATTGCTGAGTGCAGCAGTCCTTGCTTGCCTCTGATTAGACCCTGCTCTCCCTTCATTTCAACAAGTACCCCTTCAAGGCTGCCCAAATCATGGATATTTAGCCCTGGCTGCTCTGACTCTAGAATGGCCAGTAATGGTGGTCAACTCCATATGACATATGGTCCTTCAGTGGCAACTGTGGGAACCCCCCCTGTCATCCCTAAAGCCCCATGTTCAGTTGCAGGTGCTGGAAAGCCTCAGACTCCTGTTGTCACCAACCACCTTGTCCGTTTGGTCACAGCAGCCAGCAAGACACCCCAGCCAATGGCTCATGTTTCACTGCGAACTAAGACTCGTCGCTTCCCAGGACCTGCGGGCATTCTGCCTCAACAA cctaATGGGAAAAACCTGGATGAGATTCTCATTGCTACTCCCCAGATGCCAGCTCATGGGGCTGTGGCAAAACTACGGACTGAG GAAATGCCTATTTCCCAACAAACAATAGAAGAAGAATTTGAAAGAGGCCCATGGGTTGCCATGAAAAATGAATTAGACTTGGATGAAGGAGATCCATCCTGTTTTCTTCGGTTGTACAGTATTTCTATGGTGCTTCGTAAG GCAGCTCTGAAGCAACTCCCAAAGAACAAGGTTCCAAACATGGCAGTGATGGTTAAATCACTGATGAGGACAAATGTTGATGCAGGTGCTGAGTTCAAAGATCCTACTG GTGAAATGCAGGGCACAATACATCGTCTGTtgctggaagaaaaagaaagtgaatttAAGACTGGTTCAGTGCTTCTGCTAAAGCAG GTGAGTGTGTTCTCTCCATCTCATCGCAATCACTATCTCAATGTGACACCCAGTAACTTGGTGAAAATATATTCACCTGGTTTCAACAGTGGAAATCGGCATCAACTATACCAAGAGATTCGGGAAACAAGGGAGACTGTGACACCACAG GATCCTCCCACAAGTGCTGTGGTTGTGATGGCTGCTACAGATTACAGGAATGTGGAAGGATGTGAGAGGAATAAAAACAGATGTCATCGTGTATCAGCATCAAATAAAAGTCCATCGTTGTTACAAGAATCAGGAAGTTGTGGAGCAGGCAAATCAGCTGAGACAGCTGACTTGG ATGATCTGGACCAGCTTCTTGGTGAACTTCCTGATGACTTTTTCTCTAGCTTGGAAGAGCAGAGCACCTTATGA
- the ASB16 gene encoding ankyrin repeat and SOCS box protein 16, with the protein MSKETFVFTSSSLRSLRLQREMLEWEERQRAASRQWASQRYHPTARSLLSLPKPTRRPQYCRDPALHNALYTGDLPRIQSIFKDEITSNLIVETHAEELEWAAELELWVLTAQKKHTSPLRITAARGYQDCVKHLLLKGAEVNAVVGGKAALHDSCANHHEECTRLLLRYGANANILSEEGLAPLHLCITQETLLCAQLLLEYGALVNQKSRDNLASPLHVASRHGLEDHVKLYLCYGANITHRNQEGETALNTACASADRPEEASRYYQVVKQLLDSGANVQIAGRKNHTPLHNACSNCHISIVELLLQHGAEVNISNCAGNTPMDCALQAVEDYLEEEPEKVIATLFNHGAASANPKMLKFCAMSPRSMEIVLNSYDRILSCDSWVGSVPTEVWQEHQVFYDSVLCLVNQPRPLQHLARCAVRRQLGVRCHRGISQLNLPSSLHEYLLLPLEGYLK; encoded by the exons ATGTCGAAGGAAACTTTTGTATTCACCTCTTCCTCTCTGCGCTCCTTGCGCCTGCAACGGGAAATGCTGGAGTGGGAAGAACGACAGAGGGCTGCATCTCGCCAGTGGGCCAGCCAGAGGTATCATCCAACTGCCAGGAGCCTCCTTTCTCTCCCCAAGCCCACCAGACGCCCTCAATACTGTCGGGATCCTGCTCTCCACAATGCCCTTTACACAGGAGACTTGCCAAGGatccaaagcatttttaaagatgAGATCACCTCCAACTTGATTGTGGAGACTCATGCGGAAGAGCTAGAGTGGGCAGCTGAGCTGG AGTTGTGGGTATTGACTGCTCAGAAGAAGCACACTTCTCCATTGCGCATCACAGCTGCCAGAGGCTATCAAGACTGTGTGAAGCATCTACTCTTGAAAGGGGCAGAGGTCAACGCAGTTGTTGGTGGGAAAGCTGCTTTGCATGATAGCTGTGCCAACCACCATGAAGAATGCACCCGTCTGCTCCTCCGCTATGGTGCTAATGCTAATATTCTTTCAGAAGAGGGGCTGGCCCCACTGCATTTGTGCATCACTCAGGAGACTTTGCT ATGTGCTCAACTACTACTGGAATACGGAGCTCTAGTGAACCAGAAATCAAGAGACAATCTTGCTTCTCCATTGCATGTGGCTAGCAGGCATGGTCTAGAGGATCATGTCAAGCTCTATCTTTGCTACGGAGCAAACATTACTCATAGAAACCAGGAAGGAGAGACAGCTCTCAACACAGCTTGTGCCAGTGCAGATAGACCTGAGGAGGCTAGCCGCTACTACCAAGTGGTGAAGCAACTTCTGGACAGTGGGGCCAATGTCCAGATTGCTGGCCGAAAGAACCATACTCCACTGCACAATGCCTGCAGCAACTGTCACATCAGTATTGTGGAGCTCCTGCTACAGCACGGGGCAGAAGTCAACATTAGTAACTGTGCTGGCAACACCCCTATGGACTGTGCTCTGCAAGCAGTGGAAGATTACCTGGAGGAAGAGCCTGAAAAAGTTATAGCCACGTTATTCAACCATGGTGCTGCCTCTGCTAATCCTAAG ATGCTAAAGTTTTGTGCCATGTCACCTCGATCTATGGAAATCGTTCTGAATTCTTACGACAGAATACTGTCCTGTGATTCCTGGGTGGGATCTGTGCCCACTGAAGTGTGGCAA GAGCATCAAGTGTTTTATGATTCAGTTCTTTGCCTGGTGAATCAGCCTCGCCCACTGCAACATTTAGCTCGCTGTGCTGTTCGGAGGCAGTTGGGGGTGCGTTGCCATCGAGGGATCTCCCAGTTGAACCTGCCCTCTTCTTTGCATGAGTATTTACTTCTCCCATTGGAGGGTTATCTCAAATAA